A single Anopheles maculipalpis chromosome 3RL, idAnoMacuDA_375_x, whole genome shotgun sequence DNA region contains:
- the LOC126564391 gene encoding T-box protein H15-like — translation MLLEAAHGNNHNPHHLLQPPVPHPVHHPHHPLHPQHPHSQAAAMVAAVQAAAALTAVKSATNFSIAAIMAQGTNNATNGSNPVGNTTASSDPTPPVNTRIEEGNYRPRSRTPERSSEVAEEEINVNVEDCSDSEESTEQPRETHSRTASTPASVSDEDRLSPEIAQKAPKIVGSCNSEDLRPVQCHLETKELWDKFNELGTEMIITKTGRRMFPTVRVSFSGPMRHQTAADRYAVLLDIIPLDNRRYRYAYHRSAWLVAGKADPPPPARLYSHPDTPIGPDALRRQVISFEKIKLTNNEMDKTGQIVLNSMHRYQPRIHLVRIGPNQSVPTSPAELQELDHKTFVFPETIFTAVTAYQNQLITKLKIDSNPFAKGFRDSSRLNDFDRDPMESFLLEQHLRSPLRLFPDQVMAQLGGGGGPPSMHSNDPSVLLEKARQQLHLWGNPSAAYSELMLQQLYQQRPNFGLNFGPLWQSQWPTQLPPGFLPNVAPPPAHTPAMQGVAAAAAAAAAAAAAAANSGGGGGGGSSSSSPSAAPPSGPSVSPEVRPKSFARFTPYQIPQHPSSPAPNNHPGHPHHSPATRSGSPGSSRSPSH, via the exons ATGCTACTGGAGGCGGCCCACGGCAACAATCACAATCCGCACCATCTGCTTCAGCCGCCCGTGCCCCACCCGGTACACCATCCGCATCATCCGCTTCACCCGCAGCATCCACACTCGCAGGCCGCAGCAATGGTGGCGGCGGTACAGGCGGCTGCCGCCCTGACGGCGGTAAAAAGTGCAACGAACTTCTCGATTGCGGCCATCATGGCCCAAGGTACGAATAATGCCACCAACGGTAGCAATCCGGTCGGAAACACTACGGCTAGCAGTGATCCAACACCGCCGGTTAACACACGGATCGAGGAAGGCAATTATC GACCACGATCCCGCACTCCGGAACGTTCGTCGGAGGTAGCCGAGGAGGAAATCAACGTGAATGTGGAGGATTGCAGCGATTCGGAAGAGAGCACGGAACAGCCGCGTGAAACACATTCGCGCACGGCTTCCACACCGGCCAGCGTGTCCGATGAAGATCGTCTGTCACCCGAGATCGCACAG AAAGCACCAAAAATTGTTGGATCATGCAATTCGGAGGATCTACGGCCGGTGCAGTGTCATCTAGAGACGAAAGAGCTGTGGGACAAATTCAACGAGCTCGGTACGGAGATGATCATCACAAAAACTGGAAG GCGTATGTTCCCAACAGTTCGCGTCTCGTTTTCCGGTCCGATGCGTCATCAAACTGCTGCCGATCGGTACGCAGTGCTGCTCGACATCATTCCTCTGGACAACCGTCGCTACCGTTACGCGTACCATCGTTCAGCATGGCTAGTGGCCGGCAAGGCagatccaccaccacccgccCGGCTGTACTCGCACCCGGACACCCCGATCGGACCGGACGCTCTCCGACGGCAGGTGATCTCGTTCGAGAAGATCAAGCTCACCAACAACGAGATGGACAAGACGGGCCAGATCGTCCTCAACTCGATGCATCGCTATCAGCCTCGGATTCATCTGGTGCGGATTGGTCCAAACCAATCGGTCCCGACGAGTCCCGCCGAACTTCAGGAGCTGGATCACAAAACGTTCGTGTTCCCGGAGACGATCTTTACGGCTGTGACGGCGTACCAGAATCAGCTAATAACAAAGCTGAAAATCGATTCGAATCCGTTCGCCAAGGGTTTCCGTGATTCTTCAAGGCTTAACGACTTCGATCG AGATCCAATGGAATCGTTCCTGCTTGAGCAGCATCTTCGATCTCCGCTGCGGCTCTTCCCAGACCAGGTAATGGCACAGTTGGGAGGCGGCGGGGGTCCACCCTCGATGCACTCCAACGATCCGTCCGTACTGCTGGAGAAAGCACGCCAACAGCTCCATCTCTGGGGCAATCCTTCGGCCGCCTACAGTGAGCTAATGCTGCAGCAGCTTTACCAACAACGGCCCAACTTTGGTCTCAACTTTGGCCCACTCTGGCAAAGCCAATGGCCAACCCAGCTACCCCCAGGTTTCCTGCCCAATGTAGCACCCCCGCCGGCCCACACACCGGCCATGCAGGgagtggctgctgctgctgctgccgctgccgccGCCGCTGCAGCCGCCGCCAACTctggcggcggcggtggtggtggatccAGTTCCTCATCACCATCGGCCGCCCCGCCATCCGGCCCATCCGTTTCGCCGGAAGTGCGACCGAAATCATTCGCCCGCTTCACACCCTACCAGATTCCGCAGCATCCTTCCTCGCCCGCACCCAACAACCACCCGGGACATCCGCACCATTCGCCTGCCACCCGGTCCGGGTCACCCGGCTCGTCTCGATCTCCTTCGCACTAA